The Sesamum indicum cultivar Zhongzhi No. 13 linkage group LG6, S_indicum_v1.0, whole genome shotgun sequence genomic interval ATCTGGTCTGCTGGAGCCATCAAGTAAAGAAACTtcctcaaatataattttcagcCAAGCCATGGTATCTGCTGAGGTAATTTCATTGTATAATGGATGTTTATGCCAACATTTTATTCACATGATGCATACTTTGTTTGAGTGGTCAGAGGTGTAAGGTTACGGAGTAAGAAGCCTTCCATAACCCATATTGCTTTATCCTAGTAATTCATGCCAACATGGTTTATCAAGCATtctcattaaaatatatatatatatatatatatatatattgtttgttCTTTTACTTTCTGCACTTTTGTGCTTTTTAGATTCTCTAAAAATCTTTCTGGAGTTAAAGATGATAATCAGACTTTGTTAATTAAGATACGAGTTGAAGTTCTTTGTGCACTGATCCATTTATGGCTGCAGTAAAGTATATTCATCCACGAGAAGTTATAAGGATTATGCATAGGATGGACCATGTGAAAAATTGTCTTGTGAActtaaagaaaatgatgagGAGGATGTTATTTAGTAAGAAGCATATGGAACTTCTCCCGGATTAGCTGTGATAGATGCCGGTTTTTGTTTAGTTCAGTTCTAGCTTTCCTTCAGTTTTtgcattgaaaatttttgggaATTGCCTACTAACTTTTGCCATGGTATTTACCGACTTGCTAGTTCAGGATGTTAAATGATTAATGCTCTCTTCtgtatcttgaaattttactCACTAAAATCATTTATGTTATTCTATACTAGAAAATTGGAGACTATAATGTACTCTTTGCCTTTTGCAGATCGGATTGTCTGCGGCAAGACCTACTGCATCTGGAAACTCTGGTGAAAATCAGGACCAACCAAGTCCTATATCTGTCTTAGATCCACCCTTTGAAGAGAATGAACATACAGCAAACATGTTCCCTCATTATCTCAAGCCTGATCGACATGGTAAACTGTTGCCTTAATTTTACACTATTGcatattattttctcatgTATTGGTTAATTCGGTCGTTAATTCTTTTGTCTGACTTATCATTTCAGGATTGCCACTTAATCCCATCTGTTCCAACTTGATTGACAAATCACCACCAATAGGCTCCATTGCCCGCACCCTATCATGGGATGATTCATGCATGGACACAGCCTCATCATATCCCATAAAGGAGTCCTTAACCACCCAAGGAACAGgtgaagaacaagaatggtttttctttgttaaaaCATTAGTATCTGTAGCTGGTCTCCAAGGTGAGGTGCGATCCAACTCATTTTTGGCCAGATGGCACTCACTTGAAAGCCCATTGGACCCATCACTAAGGGACAAGTACATCGATCTAAATGAGAAGGAGACACAGCATGAAGCAAAGCGAAGGCAAAAGAGATCACTGCAAAAGCTTGTGTTTGATTGTGTAAATGCAGCATTAGTGGACATCGTAGGATACGAGTCAGACTCAGGCCGACGAGCCATTCCATGCGTTGAAACCAACAGCAGTGTATTGGAAAATGCATCAACATCATCATCGACAGTGTTGGATGAGGTGTGGGCCCGGCTGAATGAGTGGTTTTCTGGTGAGGTGGGATGTGTTTGGGGTGAATGTGGGGACGAAAACAGCCTGGTGGTGGAGAGGGTGGTGAGGAAGGAGGTGGTGGGGAAGGGGTGGACTGAGAATTTGAGGTTGGAGATGGATAATTTAGGAAAGGAAATTGAAGGGAAGTTGCTGGAAGAGCTTGTGGAGGAGGCGGTGGTTGAATTGACAGGTAGAGAGTGACGAGgcttttaatattcttttagcAACATGTATGCATACTGAGCAAAACTTCTATTATTTTCGCGTTATGTTTCACACGGCAATGGTCCCAGCCAATCTCGATCTGTTCAGCGCTGCAAATATGCATCCATATACATGTCTGGATCTCATCTGTATATGATTtgtatttcccttttatttttttttaacgtCAGAATGGAATATCTCATTAAATGAAGTataaaacatgtatatttgGCCGTATTATGGGGATGGTCCTTCTCCTGCCAGTAGTATTGTGGGTTCCCTGAATTGCCACTTATATGTTGTCTTTATCCAGTAAACTGTTCAGTAGATCCAGAACAGATTCTggacattttttaattttgccacATGCCTGTTTCGCTGGAAATGTTGGGCTTAGTGTTTCAAGATTCAGAAACTGAGAAAAAAATGTACAAGTTTGTTTAATCTAAAATTACTGTGGGCTACCTCGGGTGGTGGTGCTTCAGTCAGAAAACAAGAGATGGGTTACCTTGGATTTAGAAGCCCAGGAAAAAATAACAATGGCATTCTTCGCTAATATCATCCATAAAAACTGAGCGGGGTTAAAGTTCGTGCTCATTCTTGGCACGTAATCTTGGAATATTGGCATTTAGAACTGTGGCTTCACAGACTATAACCTCCCCTGACAGTCTCAAATTCATTTCACTGTTTAGATGGCAGTAAAAGCAGGGATTCCTTTCACTTGGAAGTTTTACTACTAGAAGCCAAATAATTTCAACGTTAGTATCTTGAAAAATGCATGCAACGACATATCTCGTGACCCAAAAGGCAGAATCCCAGTATCTACTTTTTGAGCTGAACTTAATTTGCAGGGATAAACAATGGGAAAAATGCTGATATGGACTGAGATTTTATGTTTCCAGGCGAAACAGCGAAATGACAATGACATCGATAGTGAGAGTGAGAGCATCACatggaaattaaattattgccTTTTGGATTGGTTGCCTATTGCTAACTTCACCCGTCGCATTGTGTGTGCGCATTAATTTTTGATCCACCAAACCAACAATATACCTATTATCAGTCAAATATGAGAATCCATTTTGATTCCAAATAATCACAGCAAACCGTATAGCACACCTGGAATATTGTCTTTTCCTATACAACATTATCCATCCCAATATTCTTTTATCAACATATACGTATACCTGGAAATTTGGCGAACAAAATTGCTTGGAGACTGTGCACATCCATCTTGTTAAACTGGAGAAAGAAGGAACTTCACTCATTGAGAAATGCTGCTGCTCTTTGTTTGTTCCATATCATGCCTTCAGTTACTTCGTTGCTTCACATCAGTTGACGGGTTTTGATTCAATAAACTGTGCTTTGGAGTCACCAGTGTTTAACCCATACTGCATATGAAGTTTAAGAGAGGAATTCAGATAAAAAAACGGAAGGATATGAAATTAAAGAGAACATGAAACACCGGACTAACAATCCCAGACCATTTAAGAGGAGAATATGATGAGAAAAATCCACACTGGTGCCAGTAAACAACTACGTCCATTTTGTAGGCACAATCATGGCAAATTGGAACTGGAAAGTTTTCAATCTGAAAGAGTGAAAATGTACCGAGAGGATGGATTCTTgacatttttattcttgtcTTTCAATAAGCACGCGGGCAGTTTTCACTAATCAAATGCCTACCTTCTGTCTCATTCTTGAACTCCAAATGTCAGAATCACCTCTAGGTGACCCACATGCCTGGCTTGGACGAGGAATAAGCAGTGGCTCCCTCGAACTATAATCATACTCTGCTTCAATGTCGTCATCTACATCCCGACTTGAAACCATGGATCTGAGTATTGTTGCAAAAAGTAGGGATAACGCCTGAGAACATTAACAAGAGATCATGTCTTGAGATTAAGTAGGGGATGCAATGACTAGTAGCACATGTGTAATGAGAACTTCTACTTCCGTATAAGCAGGAAAGAAGTCTTCTAGAACAGCTAACAAGAATGAAATTTAAACTAACAGGAAAGAAGTTTCATTTATGATGGTAAGTCTACAGCTCTAGGAGGTAGATGTACACCTGCAAACAAAAGGGGCCAATTCGAAAAGGAGGGAAAAGAATGGCCATCACAGTTAGCCACGTAAGGGACCAAGCAATTTTGACAACAAGGATGATACCAGCAATTATCTACTTGGGCTTGGGGATCcacattttaaatattcttacCCATGCCAGAGTTTTTTACTAGTGTTTGACAGATGAAAGTACAGTGGATACTTAGTGACAATGGTGAAACTCAATCTATTGATAGCAGATAATAGAGTCTCCAAAAGGTGAGGTTACAAAGTCCATTGTTGACAATGTCCCCTGAAATTGCAATGATGTTGAAAGTTTAGATGTTCAATACCTTAAGATGTTGCTTGGAAAATGcagatgaaaagaaaaggacaaaaaattcTGAATTAATAAGTGAAGAAAATTTCTAATGactgaaagaaaaatgattaagACAAACAATATCTCAACTCAGGTTCTTTTACTCACTGCAAAACTTCTCAGGTAGTACATTTCCAGTCAAACTTTTACATTAATGCAAATGTCAGGGTCCCTATTGCCTGGTGATTTTAAGATGTTCCATAAACCCCTTACCATATGAGAATAGGCCATAATGTCCATCTATTATAAGAAGTGGAATTTGGAGAACTAGAGGAGAAATGCATGCCTGTATTATAAGAATAGCAATGCCAACCCACTTAAGGATATCCATGTTGTCCTCAATGAAGGCCATCAGATTGTCAAGTTCTCCAGTGGGGTCAAAAGGGAGATCCTGAAAAAATTGATACCATGGTAGAAGAACAAAGATGAAAGGACAAATATTAAGATCGAATTCTTGACAGATGCTCTACCTTTTTCCAGTGGCGATCAAATGCAACTAAAGCCACCAAACCCACTTCCAGTAGAAGAAATACAGTAGTCAATAAAGCATACTGGCATTTTATGTGGTCAAGGATATATGGTGTTATAATACTAAATTAACTCAAAATACTACCGCtagatttcataaataaattgaNNNNNNNNNNTTATGTAATTTTACTTTGTTTGGGGATAATATCTTAGACAGCAAATATTGAGCGTCTCAATTGATGTTGAAATGATATCAGTTACCTAAAACTGCTTCCCAGGAATTTCACATGTCAAAATATAGTAAGAAccagggttttttttttgcatggtCAGAACcactaatattacaaatagaTGGTATAAGATCTTTAAACACAATCAACATCTATTTTACTAAGCTAAGATCATCTTAATAGAGGTTTTAGCTCCATTGTTCATTCCGAATCAATCTAATGGTTACTTATTCACAAAATTCGTCTTTCTCTCACATTTCCACTACCTACAGAGCCTTCACGTTTCAATGTCATTCACATTTTCAGTAGCAGATATTGATGCACCAGAAATCTCTAGCCAAGCAGAGACGTCCACTGCAATCTATTACAGAACTCTCAGTTTTTGAGGCATAATAACATCCAAATTCTTCTTGCGCCCAAACTCCTCTAGTtctcataatttcatcaaatgaaGTAAATCCAAATATCACATTGTTCTGAAACTTTACAAAACATATCTATGACGAGTTCCATTCAGAATCAGATTACCatacaaaaattagatatcAGGCAACCATGCAGATGTCACAATAACGAAAAATTTCTCCTCTTATTTCTCGCAACGCGTGTGAGAGAGACAATTAAGAGATTTAAAAACAAAGAGGATACAGAGCAAAGGCAACAGCCATTGATCGATTCCGCCGCTATGTTTCCAATACAAGTTATACAACATATTATAACTCCAATTCCCATAAACGCATATATAAACCTGTCCATAAACGCAAAGGAGCAAAATGAATAGCCATTGAATAACTAACTCTTACCAAATTATTACGTTTTATTCAATCAAACCACACGTAAATCATCAAACACAAAATCATTTAAGCAAAATGCCAATCATAATACCACGGAGCTGGGAGGGAGTGGAAATTGACATGGAGCGCATTGTCGCCCAATGCCAAATTCAGATGATTGACGACATCAGCCGATAAATGAATTCCAGACACATCATGCGACGGAGCAGGCGGAGGAAATTCATCCCCCCGGTGCTGCCATTGGCTGAGCATATAGGCTGAGTATATAACCATTGCAACACCAACAAACGCCTGAAGAAAATTCAGGCATTTTAGGATGAATGCCAGAAATGTTTGACAACTTGACGTTCCCATTTCCGAATTTTGGTGTGATTTTTCCTTCTGCGAAGCGAAAATCCAGATATTCAAATAGTCGATTGCGGAATAAACGAATTATCCTCAACCAGAAAAAACTCTGTTGCTTTTGGTTTTGATGAGCAATTCATACAGCAACTCAATTTTGGTCTATGATCgttcttttccattttataaaaacacatTGGATTTTTGGGGTGACTGCCTAAATATGCCCAATTATCAATTGGGCCTATTCAGTTTAAAGTTGGGTTGGAAAGTCAAGCTAATGGGCCACTGTAGCCCATAAATGATGGGCCTAAAGCCCAAATGAAATGGACTTAGTGCTAGTCTACATTTTATTACTGTTTTTaggtaattaataaaaaaatattatgccATGCCACGTTTGCAGCTTCAAGTAATAACATTTTATTACTTCAAAAGTCGTACAAAGACATACATTCTAGCAACcggtttttttatataaatattagtaaaaagcATTATATTTGCAGGAATaatgtggaaaaaaattacagcaactcatgtttttaatttattttctatttttttagtgaagCTGTTAAGTTTAAGTAACGATTCcacattttgtttatttttttattttttcttttaatattacagTTAATATGAATCCAATTTTCTAAAGTaatattactttaaaatttaaaagtataattttataaatattatttaataatatatgaaatatttttaataattactattattaattaataaaatgtggacttgcaataaatatttaaaaataaaaataatataaataataaaaaaatattaaataaataaataaataattatgatgttttttaactttaagACCAACAATTTGAGtaaatacatacaaataataatttttaaaaaaaaagagagaaagagacaTGTAATCCGTAATTTGTTTCATTAATTTGTCTTCTACGACCCACCATCTCATTGGGGATGTATGTAGTTTGTCTTTGATCAAAACGAATAGTGATACAAAGAGTAGTGTCGTGGcccaattcaaattttgaacattctaaTACTCTTCCGccatattaaaaattgattggaCTACTCTTCGTGTCACTGCATGTCAAGCACATGGAAAGTAGCAAAATACTcaaatccaacaaaattttcaagaaagtcAAGCGCCCTCGTATCATTTAATGTGCCAAGTGCCATCGTTGAACACAAAATACTAAAgctaattattgattatatatatatattatttgcgtagaagtatatataattaatatttttatttatgtgcactcttattaaaaatatattgattttacaCTACAGTACAATATAAAGTACAATCTCATCttcacataaaaatttaattaaaattaaaaacacatatttttcgctaaaaaaatgaaaatgaaaaaataaacagaaaTTCGTAGAAGTATGTTATTAGAGAGTATGAAGTGACCTGCAATAAAGGTGTATAAGCTTTTCCATGACCCACTTGGTGTACATGTGGAGAAGTTGTCTGAGGAAAATagtacaaattaaattaaatatattaggtTGCAAAATagtacaaattaaataacCGAAAATGTAGGTACACTTACCAAAAAGCCATATACACTTCACTTCTCCCATTCATAACTGCTAGGGAAGTTGATGATAAGTACACAAGACAAGACCGACAAATACACCATGATTTTCTCTTTACAAAGTATTATTATCTGTGGTAAGTTGTCCCTATGTGTATAcagttaataatattttacgtttttaaaatatatataaaccaaaatattatatattttttaaggaaaaaaaaagagaaagaaagaaagcaataaagaaaaatagaaaatcaacttaaaagtATTATCGACATAACAAGAACATTGATGCTGCATTGTCGTAATTGTTgtttgtatgaaaaaaatatatttgcttatatattagtatagattagGCTATAGTGGTATcgtaagtaatttttatttgaacacAAGTGTGTCGGGATATACTGTTATGGAGATCATTGAAATTTGTCAGTCTCATATGctcttgaaaaaaatattatgcgACACACATTAGCTGTTGGTTTTCAGTTTTGGacggtaaaattaaaaaaagaaagcagtAGTTCATAAAATCGACATTTTGAAAACCAAGGAGTTGGTGTTAGGGAAGAGAATATTATGGTTGGTAGGCCGGGAAagtataaaatagaatataaatatataatcgaAAATTATAGTATCTAGTATTCAAAACGTTTATAGAATTTGTTTGTATataggtaattttttttttttttgcttactCGTTAGCATCTTCGTTAGACCTATTACAATATTGATGGTGTGCTCTCGAGTAAACAAGAgcaaatgttaatattttttaaatccatACGAGCACTCATTCACATACAGTTCTAGTGAATTTTGATCTCAACACCTCAAGTTATCGTACTGGCTAATAGTTATCATCAACCAAGTACCAAAACCAACAAATGTGAAGAAAGGCAGAAACATCATTAATGGCATTGATGTGGCATGGGGTTTTGGATGAATTGGTGGTTGTAAGGAGACACAGACCGGAGAAActcttattaaaattaaatttgatcaaatttgaattaatatatatatgattaatgtataatttaatgagagtaattatttaaataaaaaatacgtCGTACTTATAGTGTAATTAATTCGATTCAATTAGACctaaatttgagtaaaaaaatatattttccttaACAAATTAGCATGAAGTACAAGAACTCTCCAGGAAATGGCTTGCCACAAACATTTATGGGTTTTACCAAATCGCAAAATGGTAGCTAGCATTGAGAATTCATCCGTACTATTGTAGACATCCATgccaaattaatatttgacttTTCTTGTATGAGTTGAGTGTGAAAATACTAATTGATGTAAACTTCATTGAGGAAATGAGTTTTTTTCGTGCCgtaatttagaatatttttaaaagcaGTACTTTTGGTTCATGacacatttttattagatatttaatgaaaaatatcatgtgGTTGTggcacaaaacaaaaaatgctactttttaaaagttatagcaataaaaaaatgagaattccGTACCaatgtgataaaaaatatacagatTCAAATAGCCGCGTGCTTTccattaaaatatctaaaggAAAGAAGACATatgaccaaaaaaattattttttgaaagttataaaataaaaaatgacctTAAATTTCAAGACAAAAAAGCTATCTTCACATTTTATTACGTGAATCTTATGCTTGATTCAGCTTGTGCTGTTGAGTGAACTACGTAGGTATGCATAAAGTAAATGCgcgagggagggagggagcaTGCATTATTGGATgtattaattacacaaataaatatcataaccTAATTCATACTACTATTGTatcaaactaataaaaaacatatCACGTACGTACGGGTGGCCTATTAATACATTCATGGATCACATAGATTATGACGAccatcatttatttataattgaatagtacacacacatatataaattgtgatattttttgggGAAAATAGTCATTGATTATGCTATTTCAAATGGGTGCAAAGAAGCCTACAAATCGAGACTTTTTGTTATTcatgttaatattaattatgatatagaGACATGcatgatattattatgattgTTTGATGTGATACACTCGATGTAAACAAGTGCTTTCTATGTATTAGGAATCACGACCCCggcatgcatgcatgttttgattaaatctttaatatatagtttcatttgttattattttctattatggCAAATGCaatttgcctttttttttttatatatattgaatcattccataagttataatttttattttatttttagttctcACATGATTTTTCCAATCAATAATTAACGGAATATCTTGAGCCTGTTAGACTAGCATATGCAATTTGAACTAACGGCGCCGTAACTTCTTCGTTCTATAATTATTGAACAGAAAAATCATATAaggactaaaaattaaaaaaaaaattctaacttatggaatatgatatgaaaaaatcataataaattaaactaaattaaaaatacgattttctcacatgcatgcatgttGCCTTTTCTAGTTGCAACATGAAACCAAGTCTGGTTGAATTAATAGGAACCTGCATGTCTGGCcccttcatatatatatatataagttattcTGTATTTTGTAGGCAGTCCATATATAGAACACCTGCGTACAGCTCCAACAGGGCTTGGCTTTAATTTCAGATGTACATTTGGATTTTAACTGGAATTAAACTACTAGCAACTTCAagagattaattatatagctatatatatatatatatgtacgtacATCATGTCTTGTTTTCTTGCAGTACTACCTATGGATGGTTGGTCCCAGTTTTCACTCACTCTCACGGGGCTGGCTCCGGCCATTTATTAGGGTTTCAACAAACTATCAGCTCCCACTACACTTTATAAAACCATCTACAATTACACTCGACTTAAACCAACTCATCACAAagagaattaatatattagagCTATCTATCTAGCTATATACATTATAGTATATATAGTTCGCATAATTACGTGACGTTGTCACTGGCCAAATGTCTTCTCCCATTACCATTTTAGCTGTTCTCGTCGCCACCGTGGCGGTGGTGGTGCTGCCGGCGGAGGGCGCCCGTGCGTTCTTCGTGTTTGGCGACTCACTGGTGGATAACGGCAATAACAACTATTTGGTCACCACGGCCAGGGCGGACTCGCCGCCCTATGGCATTGATTACCCTACACGCCGCCCCACTGGCCGCTTCTCCAATGGATACAACATTCCGGATCTCataagtatatatacattctgatgaatataattatttttcatgtaatttttatgatattaatagttataatGTGACTGTGTCGatacttgatatatatataggtcaAGCGCTTGGTGCAGAATCAACACTGGCCTACTTGAACCCCGAGTTGAGAGGGGAAAAACTGCTGGTTGGAGCAAACTTTGCCTCTGCAGGAATTGGAATTCTCAATGATACCGGGATTCAGTTTGTAAGTCCATCGttacattttctatttcatttaacaCGCACGTagtacttatataatttttttttaaattatgtgaatttttcatacatatattaagTGAAATATAGGATGTGATATATATTCacttaaaaatagaaaattcggCATTTTgattaacttaatttatttcaaaacataatataCACATGCATAGTATGTCATGAtcagttaattaattactgtATGTGAATGTcattggtatatatatatgaaccccataaaataaaatgtgaatataatattatgctgtgataaaattaaaaaaaaaaagaaaaagaaaaaccttgATGAAAAGGATGGTTATCTAAGTTTTCTTTTGCGAATTTAATGTAACTActcaaaaataagtttaacGAAGCTAAATACtagaaaacttcatttttcgTTCTGTAACTGTTGTggaatgatattttttgtccattctgatttcaattttgcaatgatgtacaataatttaagaaaagtagcacatttaatccaatttcgCTGAAAATGGGTACATGTTTGTCTCCGACAAAAATTGGACCAAacgtacttttttttttttaaattattgtcctcaattaaaaattaaattttgagtgGACCAAAAGTGTCAACCGGGacgaaaaatacatttttccaGCCACACATACGTGCGTGCAAGAGAACCCTGAACAATAattagtaagaaaatatataaggcAAGAAAACGTTTTTGGTTGAGGTACAGAATCTTGATCGGGTgggaaaaattgaaatttgggCAGGCAAACATAATAAGGATCTACCAGCAGTTGGGGTTCTTCGAACAGTACCAGAGGCGGGTGAGTGGCCTAATTGGTGAAGACGAGACTATACAGCTTGTGAACGGGGCTCTTGTACTCATCACTCTGGGTGGCAATGACTTTGTCAACAATTACTTCCTTACCCCCATTACTATAAGAAGGCTTCAGTTTAATCTTCAGGACTACTCCAAGTATCTCATCTCTGAGTACAAGAAGATCTTAATGGTAATTATTTCCCTTTccttttcatctttcttttgtttttccttctaCTCTTGCTCTATATATACGGAAAAATTCTTGCCCGGACCGGCATTGCATTATTCAAATCGCATTTAACTAatgataaatgcatttttgtccTGCTAAAATGTATATGAATATTGCAGAGGCTATATGATCTGGGAGCGCGAAGGGTACTAGTAACTGGAACCGGACCGCTAGGCTGTGTGCCGGCGGTGCTTGCGACGAGGAGCAGAAATGGGGAGTGTGCGGTGGAGCCACAACGCGCGGCCGCCATATTCAACCCCCTTCTCGTCCAAATGATTGGAGCTCTGAATCAAGAGATCGGCTCCAATGTTTTTGTAGCCGTTAATGCAATGGAAATGCAGAACGATTTCATCACCAACCCTCAAGCCTTCGGTCTGCTTATCCCAAAACTACACCTACATTCAAATCTGAcctaatctaaattaattatacagcAAGTATGATTGGTACAATCACGTgataagtgtattatacttactcactaattatttagttCGACTAAACCTGATCCGGTGGATTTTCTTAATTGCAtgactaataataaattgaattcgAACAGGTTTTATCACATCAAAGGTGGCGTGTTGCGGACAAGGGCCGTATAACGGGTTAGGACTATGCACAGTGCTGTCGAATCTGTGCCCGAATAGAGATGTGTACGCGTTCTGGGATCCATTCCATCCGACGGAGAGAGCCAACAGATTCATCGTACGAACGATATTAACGGGCTCGGACAAGTATATGTATCCCATGAACCTTAGCACCATCATGGCTCTCGATTCCAAGACctaatcattaataaaattgctttcaacttaattatttCGTGTTAAGATATATAATCGGtttcttaattattgatttttgaataattatatatatctataattaacGAATTTTCTTGTCCAAATATCATCGACAGCTCAGAAACTTGGCTCAGTATTGTGATATATGGGtgaaaatgtatttgtatttgatGTGTAAGTGTGTCTTTTGCTACtagctaattaattttaaaagttctGTTTATTGAAgtcgtgttttttttttggggtccctttttatgataaatgatgattttattttatttcaaaaaagatACAAcgtgtaaaaattataaattcgtAACGAAGAAGACATTTGAATTGctataatatgtaaataatatatatatatatatatttgtatgaatatttttcatcccttTATATCGCATTGAATCTGCAATTGAccgaaaaaaatattgctttGCCATACTTTTAATATGGTTAGGATATTGTTCAAACGAAACttcatattatcataataaaaaaattaaaatatagagaataagTAAACtaccaaattttgaaaatgtatggaaggaaaaaaataaagaaaaaacaaagaaaaacattaaGAAGCAAAAACAGAGAATGAGAATAATAAAGCTCCGCACGTTAAAAATACAACGTTACCTTAGGTAAACGATTCTTTTTATACAGTAAggtataagaaaaaaaaaagaaaagaggtgTATAAAGAGAGTGAACCATTGTCAAGATGTTAAGCCGAATGTAGTTAAACTCACGATGTGG includes:
- the LOC105165698 gene encoding tetraspanin-18; protein product: MGTSSCQTFLAFILKCLNFLQAFVGVAMVIYSAYMLSQWQHRGDEFPPPAPSHDVSGIHLSADVVNHLNLALGDNALHVNFHSLPAPWFIYAFMGIGVIICCITCIGNIAAESINGCCLCSYALLTTVFLLLEVGLVALVAFDRHWKKDLPFDPTGELDNLMAFIEDNMDILKWVGIAILIIQALSLLFATILRSMVSSRDVDDDIEAEYDYSSREPLLIPRPSQACGSPRGDSDIWSSRMRQKYGLNTGDSKAQFIESKPVN
- the LOC105165699 gene encoding GDSL esterase/lipase At5g33370 isoform X1; translated protein: MSSPITILAVLVATVAVVVLPAEGARAFFVFGDSLVDNGNNNYLVTTARADSPPYGIDYPTRRPTGRFSNGYNIPDLISQALGAESTLAYLNPELRGEKLLVGANFASAGIGILNDTGIQFANIIRIYQQLGFFEQYQRRVSGLIGEDETIQLVNGALVLITLGGNDFVNNYFLTPITIRRLQFNLQDYSKYLISEYKKILMRLYDLGARRVLVTGTGPLGCVPAVLATRSRNGECAVEPQRAAAIFNPLLVQMIGALNQEIGSNVFVAVNAMEMQNDFITNPQAFGFITSKVACCGQGPYNGLGLCTVLSNLCPNRDVYAFWDPFHPTERANRFIVRTILTGSDKYMYPMNLSTIMALDSKT
- the LOC105165699 gene encoding GDSL esterase/lipase At5g33370 isoform X2, giving the protein MSSPITILAVLVATVAVVVLPAEGARAFFVFGDSLVDNGNNNYLVTTARADSPPYGIDYPTRRPTGRFSNGYNIPDLISQALGAESTLAYLNPELRGEKLLVGANFASAGIGILNDTGIQFANIIRIYQQLGFFEQYQRRVSGLIGEDETIQLVNGALVLITLGGNDFVNNYFLTPITIRRLQFNLQDYSKYLISEYKKILMRLYDLGARRVLVTGTGPLGCVPAVLATRSRNGECAVEPQRAAAIFNPLLVQMIGALNQEIGSNVFVAVNAMEMQNDFITNPQAFGLLIPKLHLHSNLT